One window of Brevibacterium pigmentatum genomic DNA carries:
- a CDS encoding M4 family metallopeptidase, with translation MVSQSVVPFHSVVPPYLLDAIAERGTERFPKAAAAAASCRMSDESCRNLRLAGLRYTPPADLGKDESALAAPAPAGLQRLIHDAQNTEVLPGELVRSEGEGPVDDEPVNEAYDGLGASYSLYSEVFGRDSLDGAGMPLMASVHYGKDYDNAFFDGRLMVFGDGDDEVFTGFTGSLSIIGHELSHGVISHTADLEYFGQPGALNEHCADVFGALTQQHDAGQNAEDADWLIGAGIFTPDVTGRALRSMIEPGTAYDDDVLGKDPQPAHMDDFVTTDSDNGGVHLNSGIPNRAFALAAIAVGGPAWESVGQVWYSVLTGAEITQRTEFAEFAELTIAEAADQFGAGSDVHDAIVSGWEAVGISHSGSARGNQGSSW, from the coding sequence ATGGTCTCTCAGAGCGTCGTCCCGTTTCACAGTGTCGTCCCGCCTTATCTCCTCGATGCGATCGCCGAGCGCGGCACCGAGCGATTCCCGAAGGCCGCGGCCGCCGCAGCCAGCTGTCGGATGTCCGATGAGAGCTGCCGGAACCTGCGCCTGGCCGGACTGCGCTATACCCCTCCGGCCGATCTCGGCAAGGACGAATCCGCGCTCGCCGCCCCCGCTCCTGCAGGACTGCAGCGCCTCATCCACGATGCGCAGAACACCGAGGTGCTGCCCGGCGAACTCGTCCGCTCCGAAGGCGAAGGACCCGTCGACGATGAACCGGTCAACGAAGCCTATGACGGACTCGGCGCTTCGTATTCGCTGTACTCCGAGGTGTTCGGGCGTGACTCGCTCGATGGTGCGGGAATGCCGCTCATGGCCAGCGTCCACTACGGCAAGGACTACGACAACGCCTTCTTCGACGGCCGACTCATGGTCTTCGGCGACGGCGATGACGAAGTGTTCACCGGCTTCACCGGTTCGCTGTCGATCATCGGCCACGAACTCTCCCACGGCGTCATCAGCCACACCGCCGACCTCGAATACTTCGGCCAGCCGGGAGCACTCAACGAACACTGTGCCGATGTCTTCGGGGCGCTGACCCAACAACACGACGCCGGACAGAACGCTGAGGACGCCGACTGGCTCATCGGCGCCGGGATCTTCACTCCCGATGTGACCGGCCGCGCCCTGCGCTCCATGATCGAACCCGGCACGGCTTATGACGACGACGTCCTCGGCAAGGATCCGCAGCCTGCGCATATGGACGACTTCGTCACCACCGATTCCGACAACGGCGGGGTCCACCTCAACTCCGGGATCCCGAACCGGGCGTTCGCGCTCGCGGCCATCGCCGTGGGCGGTCCGGCCTGGGAAAGCGTCGGACAGGTCTGGTACTCGGTCCTCACAGGGGCCGAGATCACGCAGCGCACAGAATTCGCGGAGTTCGCAGAACTCACCATCGCCGAGGCGGCCGACCAGTTCGGAGCCGGATCCGACGTTCACGATGCGATCGTATCCGGGTGGGAAGCCGTGGGCATCTCCCACTCAGGTTCGGCACGCGGAAACCAGGGGAGCAGCTGGTGA
- a CDS encoding ABC1 kinase family protein, whose amino-acid sequence MEALDVGGYVLVSLAALVFLFLQSWFAATVVRRVVGVPTGWPRTLAVGLVMSAVVAVTVQYLYRAGTGQNTTGLDVSPGVAVLFMVLALGWIFALGVGALVMLEAAFPTGSLPSPQSLFFGWKSRRRRGRRYAQVVSIAVRHGLGSQLRGFGGDSPGRDVKTARALKESLAEAGVTFVKLGQMLSTRRDILPPVFVRELETLQTQVTPEPWSVIEPAIAERLGRPIGEVFAWIGSTPLAAASVAQVHEATLLDGTEVIVKVQRPKALNQVTQDLDIILRLAGWLNKATTWGRDLGVQSLAAGFANTLEEELDYRIELDNMASVEASLKRSGKFDVTVPHGYPGLSGERLLVMDRLPGQPVSRAGTLLTGLSDAERSRLATTLLGATLEQIIGDGIFHADLHAGNIFITPEGKLGLLDFGAVGRLDPGTQTSLGLMLYSIDQNDSAGATDAIIELLGRPDGLDDRDVERAVGELLLRYGGGIRAAQGQKLFDDLFNLVLAHRFSVPAPISAAFRAMATVEGALLTIDPNFDVVAVSRQEGNRLVRSKLKGTKITDELQRRALQLMPMIDRMPRRINKITEDLEQGRFSMNMRVLENPSDRSFLTSLFQQLIVAVLAGAAVVGAIMLITSDEGPLLTKDIHLYSFFGFVLLFGGFVLSMRSLMLVFRRDGQG is encoded by the coding sequence ATGGAAGCACTGGACGTCGGTGGATACGTGCTGGTGAGCCTGGCTGCGCTCGTCTTCCTCTTCCTCCAGTCATGGTTCGCTGCCACCGTGGTCCGCCGCGTCGTCGGCGTTCCCACCGGCTGGCCGCGCACACTGGCCGTCGGCCTCGTCATGAGCGCCGTCGTGGCCGTGACCGTCCAATATCTCTACCGGGCCGGCACCGGGCAGAACACCACCGGGCTCGACGTCTCCCCCGGAGTGGCGGTGCTGTTCATGGTGCTCGCCCTCGGGTGGATCTTCGCCCTGGGCGTCGGTGCCCTCGTCATGCTCGAAGCGGCCTTTCCGACCGGATCCCTGCCGAGCCCGCAGTCGCTCTTCTTCGGGTGGAAGTCCCGCCGTCGCCGCGGCCGCCGCTATGCCCAGGTCGTGTCCATTGCCGTGCGACATGGGCTCGGCTCCCAGCTGCGCGGCTTCGGAGGCGATTCGCCGGGTCGCGACGTCAAGACCGCACGAGCGCTCAAGGAATCCCTCGCCGAGGCGGGGGTGACCTTCGTCAAGCTCGGACAGATGCTCTCCACCCGCAGAGACATCCTCCCGCCGGTGTTCGTCCGTGAGCTCGAGACCCTCCAGACGCAGGTCACACCTGAGCCCTGGTCAGTCATCGAACCGGCCATCGCCGAGCGGCTCGGTCGGCCGATCGGAGAGGTGTTCGCATGGATCGGCTCCACGCCGCTGGCGGCCGCCTCGGTGGCGCAGGTCCATGAGGCGACCCTGCTCGACGGCACGGAGGTCATCGTCAAGGTGCAGCGGCCGAAGGCGCTCAATCAGGTCACTCAGGATCTCGACATCATCCTGCGGTTGGCGGGCTGGCTGAACAAGGCCACGACCTGGGGCCGGGATCTGGGTGTGCAGTCACTGGCCGCAGGTTTCGCGAACACGCTCGAGGAGGAACTCGACTACCGGATCGAGCTGGACAATATGGCCAGCGTCGAGGCCTCTCTCAAACGGTCGGGGAAGTTCGACGTCACCGTTCCACACGGCTACCCGGGCCTCAGCGGCGAACGCCTGCTGGTCATGGATCGGCTCCCCGGACAGCCGGTCTCACGTGCGGGTACGCTGTTGACCGGGCTCAGCGATGCCGAACGGTCCCGGTTGGCCACCACACTGTTGGGTGCCACACTCGAGCAGATCATCGGCGACGGGATCTTCCACGCCGATCTGCATGCCGGCAATATCTTCATCACTCCCGAGGGGAAGCTGGGTCTTCTCGATTTCGGCGCCGTCGGCCGGCTCGATCCGGGCACGCAGACCTCGCTGGGTCTCATGCTCTATTCGATCGACCAGAACGACAGCGCCGGAGCCACCGATGCCATCATCGAACTCCTCGGACGGCCTGATGGACTCGACGATCGGGACGTCGAACGCGCCGTCGGCGAACTGCTGCTGCGCTACGGAGGCGGCATCCGTGCGGCGCAGGGGCAGAAGCTCTTCGATGATCTGTTCAATCTCGTGCTCGCTCACCGCTTCTCCGTGCCGGCGCCGATCAGCGCAGCTTTCCGCGCGATGGCCACGGTGGAGGGTGCGCTGCTGACGATCGACCCGAACTTCGATGTCGTCGCCGTGTCCCGGCAAGAGGGCAACAGACTCGTGCGGTCGAAGCTCAAGGGCACGAAGATCACCGATGAGCTGCAGCGTCGGGCGCTGCAGCTGATGCCGATGATCGACCGCATGCCGCGCCGGATCAACAAGATCACCGAGGATCTCGAGCAGGGCCGGTTCTCGATGAACATGCGCGTGCTCGAGAATCCCTCCGATCGCAGCTTCCTCACCAGCCTGTTCCAGCAGCTCATCGTCGCCGTCCTCGCGGGGGCCGCCGTGGTCGGAGCGATCATGCTCATCACCAGCGACGAGGGTCCGCTGCTGACGAAAGATATCCACCTGTACTCGTTCTTCGGCTTCGTGCTGCTCTTCGGCGGCTTCGTGCTGAGCATGCGCTCCCTCATGCTCGTGTTCAGACGCGACGGGCAGGGCTAG
- a CDS encoding MFS transporter yields MLKPILWPVLVPFALFAVGLGAIMPILVLGALSLGSTQAFAAAIVGIMGAVSLMATVPAGILIDRLGDFRAMFVATIAAIIVLGSIVAAFIWDSPYSLLIYTLALMVFGPVSDVWSLARQAVVAEVMPPADLAKAMTALGGTQRVGNLVGPMIGAGLMLVFPIWSVFVFSGLTAVAAIAIMALPIAQIPGFDDHPHRAEAAPTSLADDHVPSPTDGLSSAEPTGRAHGDAARPRGRKKKDRRPPLDVRWKSVVLTGVTIIALAAARAAQPVVVQLWGVEIGLHKSSISLIIAFGAGLELIVMFLGAYIKDHLGRVPTLVACLSIFGTGFVIMVAKPDLAGMVIAAAVMAFGNGLGAGVNMTIGEDLSPAVGRPRFLGIWAIFNNGGKLGGPTLLSLIITVTTLRFGVLFPGLLAFLGAVWILIWARQVGLPGRRRRLDPPRTD; encoded by the coding sequence GTGCTCAAACCCATCCTGTGGCCGGTCCTCGTGCCGTTCGCGCTCTTCGCTGTCGGCTTGGGCGCGATCATGCCGATCCTCGTGCTCGGGGCACTCTCGCTGGGTTCGACGCAGGCGTTCGCGGCTGCCATCGTCGGCATCATGGGAGCCGTGTCGCTCATGGCCACGGTGCCGGCGGGGATACTCATCGACCGCCTCGGCGATTTTCGTGCGATGTTCGTGGCCACGATTGCGGCGATCATCGTTCTCGGCTCCATCGTCGCCGCCTTCATCTGGGATTCGCCGTACTCGCTGCTCATCTACACGCTCGCGCTCATGGTCTTCGGCCCGGTCTCCGATGTGTGGAGCCTGGCCCGGCAGGCCGTCGTCGCCGAGGTGATGCCACCGGCCGACCTCGCCAAGGCGATGACCGCGCTCGGCGGCACGCAGCGGGTCGGCAACCTCGTCGGACCGATGATCGGCGCCGGCCTCATGCTCGTCTTCCCGATCTGGTCCGTGTTCGTCTTCTCCGGCCTCACCGCCGTCGCCGCGATCGCGATCATGGCACTGCCGATCGCGCAGATCCCCGGCTTCGACGACCACCCCCACCGCGCCGAGGCGGCCCCGACCTCCCTTGCGGACGATCACGTTCCCTCCCCCACGGATGGTTTATCGTCCGCCGAGCCGACCGGCCGTGCGCACGGAGACGCCGCCCGTCCTCGGGGGAGGAAGAAGAAGGATCGCCGACCGCCGTTGGACGTGCGGTGGAAATCGGTCGTCCTCACCGGCGTCACGATCATCGCACTGGCGGCGGCCCGCGCCGCTCAGCCGGTCGTCGTCCAGCTGTGGGGCGTCGAGATCGGTCTGCACAAGTCCTCGATCTCGCTCATCATCGCCTTCGGCGCCGGACTCGAACTCATCGTCATGTTCCTCGGCGCGTACATCAAGGATCACCTCGGCCGGGTCCCGACCCTCGTTGCGTGCCTGTCCATCTTCGGCACCGGGTTCGTCATCATGGTCGCGAAGCCGGATCTCGCCGGGATGGTCATCGCCGCCGCGGTCATGGCCTTCGGCAACGGCCTCGGCGCGGGCGTGAATATGACGATCGGCGAGGACCTCTCCCCCGCGGTCGGACGACCGCGGTTCCTCGGCATCTGGGCGATCTTCAACAACGGCGGCAAACTCGGCGGGCCGACGCTGCTGTCCCTCATCATCACCGTGACCACCCTGCGCTTCGGAGTGCTCTTCCCGGGACTGCTCGCCTTCCTCGGCGCGGTGTGGATCCTCATCTGGGCCCGGCAGGTCGGGCTGCCCGGAAGGCGGAGGCGCCTCGATCCGCCGCGCACGGACTGA
- a CDS encoding low temperature requirement protein A, with protein MTAQNSAAPRLRLSPMRPRDPGEEGRAASTLELFFDLVFVIAVSIAASHLHDTITAGRIGDGVVSYLLVFFGIWWAWMNFTWFATSFDTDDWLYRVLAIVQMGGVLILAAGIGPVFEDRDFRLLIAGYVLMRIIMISQWLRASRGAGRARWTTIVYAAGIGIVQVLWVAWLGIDDPVSSVVGVGVLILAEVAVPVIAETRGTTPWHPDHITERYGCFTIIVLGESLLASANTIFEALGEVEDIVPLVSLGVLCLTVTASMWWIYFWPPHHRAIGSLGGSLKYGYGHYFIFAAAGAFSAGVGVEADSQLGASALDRGLATFTVSVPIAVFVLGVWVLAIRANANGVVNTVVPACALLVLLDPIIPVPTFLTTFFMVIIVITLVVFPPLDENGKSAAEAVVR; from the coding sequence ATGACCGCACAGAACTCAGCCGCACCTCGACTCCGCCTCAGCCCGATGCGTCCGCGCGACCCGGGCGAAGAGGGCCGCGCAGCGAGCACACTCGAACTCTTCTTCGACCTCGTCTTCGTCATCGCAGTGTCGATCGCGGCTTCACACCTGCATGACACGATCACGGCCGGACGCATCGGTGACGGTGTGGTGAGCTATCTGCTCGTGTTCTTCGGGATCTGGTGGGCGTGGATGAACTTCACGTGGTTCGCGACCTCGTTCGACACCGATGACTGGCTCTACCGGGTGCTCGCGATCGTGCAGATGGGCGGAGTGCTCATCCTCGCCGCCGGCATCGGGCCGGTCTTCGAGGACCGTGACTTCCGGCTGCTCATCGCCGGCTACGTCCTCATGCGCATCATCATGATCTCGCAATGGCTGCGCGCCTCCCGCGGCGCCGGTCGGGCGCGATGGACGACGATCGTGTATGCGGCAGGGATCGGCATCGTCCAGGTTCTCTGGGTGGCATGGCTGGGCATCGATGATCCCGTGTCCAGTGTTGTGGGCGTCGGTGTGCTCATCCTCGCCGAGGTGGCGGTGCCCGTCATCGCGGAAACGCGCGGCACGACGCCGTGGCACCCCGACCACATCACCGAACGCTACGGCTGCTTCACGATCATCGTCCTCGGTGAGAGCCTTCTGGCCTCGGCGAACACGATCTTCGAGGCCCTCGGCGAAGTCGAGGACATCGTTCCGCTCGTCTCCCTCGGCGTCCTGTGCCTGACCGTCACCGCCTCGATGTGGTGGATCTACTTCTGGCCGCCGCATCACCGCGCGATCGGCAGCCTCGGTGGATCGCTCAAGTACGGCTACGGGCACTATTTCATCTTCGCTGCGGCAGGGGCATTCTCTGCCGGAGTCGGAGTCGAAGCCGATTCGCAGCTCGGCGCCAGCGCCCTCGACCGAGGGCTGGCGACATTCACGGTCTCGGTGCCGATCGCCGTGTTCGTCCTCGGGGTGTGGGTGCTCGCGATCCGCGCCAACGCCAACGGAGTCGTCAACACCGTCGTTCCGGCCTGCGCTCTGCTCGTCCTTCTCGACCCGATCATCCCGGTCCCGACGTTCCTCACGACGTTCTTCATGGTCATCATCGTCATCACCCTCGTCGTGTTCCCTCCACTGGACGAGAACGGCAAGTCCGCCGCCGAGGCGGTCGTCCGGTGA
- a CDS encoding serine/threonine-protein kinase, whose amino-acid sequence MDQELGGYRLIEELGSGGMGVVYLGVDGGNNPVAVKVLHPHIANDETARKRLARETRTLRRIRHPRIAEVLDAELDAAQPFIITEFVDGQTLSDDVRDNGPFAEDELVHFGHALLDALNAVHDAGVIHRDLKPANVMIMDGEPMVIDFGIAQVADEVRVTATGLVMGTPGYLSPEIADGKTSSEKTDWWGWAATMAFAATGRNPYGSGPLEAVLGRVAMGKFDLDGAPKNFAPLIAACLDPKPERRPSGQMILDALVDIESGRPPQLGSGPSGGAGGPQRTPSGTAVMPAVDDSPGGRGGAGAAGAALGGAALGGAALGGAAGAAAGFGAAGAAGPGGRGGPGGSGGSIGQGRDFAGTGYPGAGPSGGTPGGGQPQYPGSSRPTNHGGSAYGSGPGQGPSYGSGRMHGQPPQQATAPPISNPNGGIQAGPGSPMAGADFGRSGFVQPGGQPGTQPGQGQSLVGPSGPGGPHGQVAQGQWGDRSGHGGQLRGPDGQPVQPGRQPIQQGRQPLSPMGNRRVQSGGWVVFGLVALAVAVMPLGPLVISLVALIWSVLARTGTRLDRKVQRYRFDRGTDSGGFFRALASAPGAVLASILTSVASLILPAIAAAAALVLTRLDIAGIVPSGASEQWSVWAAGAAGSLVLWVGPGASSLRFGSRLLVSGATRNQLGRLIALAVVALLIILAVMVIQSGAAMSWWPLTTNPFDYLPGPV is encoded by the coding sequence ATGGATCAGGAACTGGGAGGCTACCGCCTCATCGAGGAGCTCGGCTCGGGCGGCATGGGTGTCGTCTACCTCGGTGTCGACGGCGGAAACAACCCGGTCGCGGTCAAAGTCCTCCATCCGCACATCGCCAATGACGAGACCGCCAGGAAGCGTCTGGCTCGCGAAACCCGCACCCTGCGCCGGATCCGCCACCCTCGGATCGCCGAGGTTCTCGACGCCGAACTCGATGCGGCGCAGCCGTTCATCATCACCGAATTCGTCGACGGGCAGACCCTGTCCGATGATGTCCGCGACAACGGCCCATTCGCCGAGGATGAGCTCGTCCACTTCGGTCACGCCCTCCTCGACGCTCTCAACGCCGTCCACGATGCGGGAGTCATCCATCGCGACCTCAAACCTGCGAACGTGATGATCATGGACGGCGAGCCGATGGTCATCGACTTCGGCATCGCCCAGGTCGCCGATGAGGTGCGCGTGACCGCGACGGGCCTGGTCATGGGCACGCCCGGCTACCTGTCCCCGGAGATCGCCGACGGCAAGACCTCGAGCGAGAAGACCGATTGGTGGGGGTGGGCCGCGACCATGGCGTTCGCCGCCACCGGCCGCAACCCCTATGGCTCCGGGCCCTTGGAAGCGGTGCTCGGGCGTGTGGCCATGGGCAAATTCGATCTCGATGGGGCGCCGAAGAACTTCGCGCCGCTCATCGCCGCGTGTCTCGACCCGAAGCCCGAACGTCGCCCGTCGGGGCAGATGATCCTCGACGCGCTCGTCGACATCGAGTCCGGGCGCCCGCCGCAGCTCGGTTCGGGCCCCAGCGGCGGTGCGGGTGGACCGCAGCGGACACCGAGCGGGACCGCGGTCATGCCCGCTGTCGATGACAGCCCCGGCGGTCGCGGCGGTGCCGGGGCGGCGGGGGCGGCCCTCGGCGGTGCGGCCCTCGGCGGTGCGGCCCTCGGCGGTGCCGCCGGAGCGGCCGCTGGATTCGGTGCGGCCGGGGCTGCGGGCCCCGGCGGCCGTGGTGGTCCGGGTGGCTCTGGTGGCTCTATCGGTCAGGGCAGAGACTTTGCGGGCACGGGCTACCCGGGAGCCGGACCCTCCGGCGGAACGCCCGGTGGCGGGCAACCGCAGTACCCCGGATCCAGCCGACCGACCAATCATGGCGGATCCGCTTACGGCTCGGGGCCCGGACAAGGGCCGAGCTATGGTTCCGGGCGGATGCACGGACAGCCGCCTCAGCAGGCGACCGCACCTCCGATCAGCAACCCCAACGGCGGCATTCAGGCAGGCCCGGGCTCCCCGATGGCCGGCGCCGACTTCGGCCGTTCCGGCTTCGTCCAGCCCGGCGGGCAGCCTGGTACCCAGCCCGGTCAGGGACAGAGTCTGGTCGGACCGAGCGGTCCCGGCGGACCGCATGGTCAGGTCGCGCAGGGGCAGTGGGGCGACCGGTCCGGTCACGGCGGTCAGCTCAGGGGTCCCGACGGTCAGCCGGTACAGCCTGGCAGGCAGCCGATTCAACAGGGCAGGCAGCCGCTGTCGCCGATGGGAAATCGGCGAGTGCAGTCCGGCGGCTGGGTCGTCTTCGGACTCGTCGCCTTGGCGGTCGCCGTCATGCCCCTCGGCCCGCTGGTCATCAGCCTCGTCGCGCTGATCTGGTCGGTGCTCGCCCGCACCGGCACACGTCTGGATCGGAAGGTTCAGCGGTACCGGTTCGACCGCGGAACGGATTCCGGTGGATTCTTCCGGGCGCTCGCCTCGGCGCCGGGAGCCGTGCTGGCATCGATCCTGACCTCAGTGGCCTCGCTCATCCTGCCGGCGATCGCGGCTGCGGCCGCGCTCGTGCTCACCCGGCTCGACATCGCCGGGATCGTGCCCAGCGGTGCCTCCGAACAATGGTCGGTGTGGGCGGCCGGTGCCGCCGGTTCGCTCGTGTTGTGGGTCGGGCCGGGAGCTTCGAGTCTGCGTTTCGGGTCGCGGCTGCTCGTCTCGGGGGCCACTCGCAATCAGCTCGGCCGACTCATCGCCCTGGCCGTGGTCGCGCTGCTCATCATCCTGGCCGTCATGGTCATCCAGTCGGGGGCGGCCATGTCGTGGTGGCCGCTGACGACGAACCCCTTCGACTATCTGCCCGGACCGGTCTGA
- a CDS encoding winged helix-turn-helix domain-containing protein gives MSEETPDDSIREISHPDGVREISTSALKGLAHPLRMAIYDALSTQGPQTATSLAKRLGESSGATSYHLRQLARHQLIREVEGERSGREKWWERIPGAMKVPGPERELDPSARTASSYVNREFARNQHRNFEDFIDAAYDEQRMSKSWIAASVSETSNLRLTKEQLAEIAAEFERTTMTFINKYRGRNDPGSRPVQIQFNAFPLTDGEETPS, from the coding sequence ATGAGCGAGGAGACCCCTGACGACAGCATCCGCGAGATCTCTCATCCCGATGGCGTCCGTGAGATCAGCACCTCGGCCCTCAAGGGGCTGGCCCATCCCCTGCGGATGGCGATCTACGATGCCCTGTCCACGCAGGGTCCGCAGACGGCGACGAGCCTGGCCAAACGCCTCGGCGAGTCCTCCGGTGCGACGAGCTATCACCTGCGTCAGCTCGCTCGCCATCAGCTCATCCGCGAGGTCGAGGGCGAGCGGAGCGGTCGGGAGAAGTGGTGGGAGAGGATCCCCGGGGCCATGAAGGTGCCGGGCCCCGAGCGCGAACTCGACCCGTCGGCACGGACGGCTTCCTCCTACGTCAACCGGGAGTTCGCACGCAATCAGCATCGCAATTTCGAAGACTTCATCGACGCGGCCTATGACGAGCAGCGGATGTCGAAATCGTGGATCGCAGCCTCGGTCAGCGAGACGAGCAATCTGCGCCTGACGAAGGAACAACTCGCTGAGATCGCCGCCGAGTTCGAAAGGACCACTATGACCTTCATCAACAAGTACCGCGGCCGCAATGATCCGGGCTCCCGCCCGGTGCAGATCCAGTTCAACGCCTTCCCCCTGACCGATGGAGAGGAAACCCCATCATGA
- a CDS encoding DsbA family protein, translating to MAKNNSADDKRNRARENARQIAANQAKKEKTAKTILYTGIAVVVVAVLAVVGVLVFQQSKPAVSPTNYVADGITVGKDKTLVQPLKMPEGEESDLPAPTDEGAKKGAATVTVYLDFQCPGCKAFEEGNADMLRKLANEGSIVVNYKPVSFLDRMSSGNEYSTRAANLAACVVDSQPEVAVDLFDALFAQQPEEGTEGRTDEELLKVAEDAGVDTSKKLKADPEQTVKSCVTDRTFDKFVEQSSQTALDDGVEATPWVLINGKHTDKTSDSQALATEILKATGEFKG from the coding sequence ATGGCGAAGAACAACTCCGCGGACGACAAGCGGAACCGCGCACGCGAGAACGCCCGCCAGATCGCGGCGAATCAAGCGAAGAAGGAGAAGACCGCCAAGACGATCCTGTACACCGGGATCGCAGTGGTCGTCGTCGCCGTGCTGGCCGTGGTCGGTGTGCTCGTTTTCCAGCAGAGCAAACCAGCTGTCAGCCCCACGAACTATGTTGCCGACGGAATCACCGTGGGCAAGGACAAAACGCTCGTGCAGCCGCTGAAGATGCCCGAAGGTGAGGAGTCGGATCTGCCGGCTCCGACCGATGAGGGTGCGAAGAAGGGCGCCGCCACGGTCACCGTCTACCTCGACTTCCAGTGCCCCGGCTGCAAAGCCTTCGAGGAAGGCAATGCAGACATGCTGCGCAAGCTCGCCAATGAGGGCTCGATCGTCGTCAACTACAAGCCGGTGTCGTTCCTCGACCGCATGTCCAGCGGAAACGAGTACTCGACTCGCGCCGCCAACCTCGCCGCCTGCGTCGTCGACAGCCAGCCCGAAGTCGCCGTCGATCTGTTCGACGCCCTCTTCGCTCAGCAGCCGGAGGAAGGCACCGAGGGCCGCACCGATGAGGAGCTGCTCAAGGTGGCCGAAGATGCCGGTGTCGACACCTCGAAGAAGCTCAAGGCCGACCCTGAGCAGACCGTGAAGTCCTGCGTCACCGACCGGACCTTCGACAAGTTCGTCGAGCAGTCGAGCCAGACCGCTCTGGACGATGGCGTCGAAGCCACCCCGTGGGTGCTCATCAACGGCAAGCACACCGACAAGACCAGCGACTCGCAGGCCCTGGCCACCGAGATTCTCAAGGCCACCGGAGAATTCAAGGGCTGA
- a CDS encoding alpha,alpha-trehalose-phosphate synthase (UDP-forming) → MSTVNSAEPSTDNPFGDSDFVVVANRLPVDRDPDDENHGWRTSPGGLVTAVAPVMKAQEGAWIGWTGVADEDFEPFTIDGMHLTPVTLTSEDVLRYYEGFSNATLWPLYHDVIVPPEYHRTWWDAYVRVNERFAHTIAEVAAESATVWIHDYQLQLVPLMVRRMRPDVAIGFFNHIPFPPYELFAQLPWRDEILRGLLGADLVGFQRPADAANFRRAVRGRLNFSTKGSTVLVPAGEAVAAHVVRAEAFPISIDTPYLEELAKDPDIIERARQIREDVGNPKVVMLGVDRMDYTKGIRHRLKAYGELIAEGRLDVEDVVLIQIATPSRERLEQYKIIRHDVELAVGRINGEQADVGSIPVRYLHHSYPRDEMTAFFLASDVMLVTALRDGMNLVAKEYVACRQKDDGALVLSEFTGAAEQLTGAVMVNPHDIANLKAGILEAVEMDDKSRARRMRQMRRKVATDTVSLWSKTFLAELDHLKHNPEAVVPDRPVAQKSRTAPPPDAPATPSGRADRPEDAEWVSEISTSR, encoded by the coding sequence ATGAGCACCGTCAACTCTGCCGAGCCAAGCACCGACAACCCCTTCGGCGACAGCGATTTCGTCGTCGTGGCCAACCGCCTTCCCGTCGACCGTGATCCCGACGATGAGAACCACGGATGGCGTACCTCACCTGGAGGTTTGGTCACAGCGGTGGCTCCCGTGATGAAGGCCCAGGAGGGTGCCTGGATCGGGTGGACGGGCGTCGCCGATGAGGACTTCGAGCCCTTCACGATCGACGGCATGCACCTGACCCCGGTGACTCTGACAAGTGAGGATGTCCTCAGGTACTACGAAGGGTTTTCCAACGCCACACTGTGGCCGCTCTACCACGATGTCATCGTCCCGCCCGAGTACCACCGCACCTGGTGGGATGCGTATGTGCGGGTCAATGAGCGCTTCGCGCACACGATCGCCGAGGTGGCCGCGGAGTCCGCGACCGTGTGGATCCACGATTATCAGCTCCAGTTGGTTCCGCTCATGGTCCGTCGAATGCGTCCCGACGTGGCGATCGGCTTCTTCAACCACATTCCCTTCCCGCCGTACGAACTCTTCGCCCAGCTGCCCTGGCGCGATGAGATCCTGCGGGGCCTCCTCGGCGCCGATCTCGTCGGCTTCCAGCGTCCAGCGGACGCGGCGAACTTCCGGCGTGCGGTGCGGGGTCGACTCAACTTCTCGACGAAGGGCTCGACGGTCCTCGTCCCGGCGGGCGAGGCCGTGGCCGCGCACGTCGTCCGCGCCGAGGCATTTCCGATCTCCATCGACACTCCCTATCTGGAGGAGCTCGCGAAGGATCCGGACATCATCGAACGGGCCCGGCAGATCCGTGAGGACGTCGGCAATCCGAAGGTCGTCATGCTCGGCGTCGATCGGATGGACTATACGAAGGGCATCCGGCACCGGCTCAAGGCCTACGGCGAGCTCATCGCCGAGGGCCGCCTCGATGTCGAGGACGTCGTGCTCATCCAGATCGCGACCCCGTCGCGGGAGCGGCTCGAGCAGTACAAGATCATCCGCCATGACGTCGAGCTCGCGGTGGGGCGGATCAACGGCGAACAGGCCGATGTCGGTTCGATTCCCGTCCGCTACCTCCACCATTCCTATCCGCGCGACGAGATGACGGCGTTCTTCCTCGCCTCCGATGTCATGTTGGTGACGGCCCTGCGCGACGGGATGAACCTCGTGGCCAAGGAGTATGTGGCATGCCGGCAGAAGGATGACGGCGCGCTCGTGCTCTCGGAATTCACGGGTGCCGCCGAGCAGCTCACGGGCGCGGTGATGGTCAATCCACACGATATCGCCAACCTCAAGGCCGGCATCCTCGAGGCAGTCGAGATGGATGACAAGTCGCGTGCCCGGCGAATGCGGCAGATGCGGCGGAAGGTCGCCACGGACACTGTGAGCCTGTGGTCGAAGACCTTCCTCGCCGAACTCGACCACCTCAAGCACAATCCCGAGGCCGTCGTCCCCGACCGCCCGGTCGCGCAGAAGAGCCGGACCGCTCCCCCGCCGGATGCCCCCGCGACCCCATCGGGTCGGGCCGATCGCCCCGAGGATGCTGAATGGGTCTCCGAGATCTCCACCTCCCGATAG